One window of Metopolophium dirhodum isolate CAU chromosome 3, ASM1992520v1, whole genome shotgun sequence genomic DNA carries:
- the LOC132941736 gene encoding uncharacterized protein LOC132941736 isoform X1: protein MAGSIEDNAALYKKKTFTYVPPSPPAELIETTSYTINFTARKFILVGVDPTDNFQVTVHLLTPSRHVKISPDFLRRIFSMMGHILSFILDTVQYKRIIFLETEFHKISSMVYGGENVLVIESKTQDGCRVLLNREDLIKLQYLECSIFESIVRKEINTAPLITRQFDDFAMYLHEKSAHLKSPPKNLEEMLIFIKNVQDDRTEKIYPNMIGQIQMYATVQLAETVLQQLTHELQNGQMDTPTSPSYSPVSNIFSMHDDSSARDGFNQPKDDILAKALDHIDGPARTPAEIRNPQAYEVNDGPDFFYQFRTISPPQPYPTFTEHPVPSHKRSQSTFAKHPTPVRDVKRRLF, encoded by the exons atggcTGGTTCAATTGAAGACAACGCTGCATTATACAAGAAGAAGACCTTTACGTATGTACCACCATCACCACCGGCTGAACTCATCGAAACCACAAGCTACACGATCAACTTTACAGCACGCAAATTCATACTTGTCGGTGTCGATCCTACTGATAATTTTCAAGTCACCGTTCATTTATTAACACCATCGCGTCATGTTAAAATATCGCCGGATTTCCTGAGACGCATATTCTCTATGATGGGGCATatcttatcatttatattagatACGGTCCAGTACAAGCGCATCATATTTCTTGAGAcggaatttcataaaatatccaGTATGGTGTATGGCGGAGAAAATGTGCTAGTAATAGAGTCAAAAACTCAGGACGGGTGCAGAGTACTGTTAAATCGGGAGGACTTGATTAAGCTTCAATATCTTGAATGTAGTATTTTCGAAAGTATTGTACGGAAAGAAATAAACACTGCTCCATTAATTACAAGGCAGTTTGACGATTTTGCGATGTATCTACATGAGAAATCTGCTCACCTTAAATCACCACCGAAAAATTTAGAAGAGAtgttaatattcattaaaaacgtACAAGACGATCGAACGGAGAAAATTTACCCAAACATGATCGGTCAAATACAAATGTATGCAACCGTACAACTAGCTGAAACTGTGTTACAACAGTTGACGCATGag ttacaGAATGGTCAAATGGATACACCAACGTCTCCAAGCTATTCGCCGGTCAGCAATATATTCAGCATGCACGACGATTCATCTGCACGTGATGGATTTAATCAGCCTAAGGATGATATTTTAGctaag GCACTAGATCATATTGATGGACCTGCACGGACACCAGCCGAGATTCGCAACCCGCAGGCATACGAGGTAAACGATGGGCCTGATTTTTTCTACCAATTCAGGACGATATCACCACCGCAACCTTACCCAACTTTCACCGAACATCCAGTGCCATCACACAAACGATCTCAGTCAACCTTCGCCAAGCATCCGACGCCAGTACGTGATGTTAAGCGAcgtctattttaa
- the LOC132941934 gene encoding LOW QUALITY PROTEIN: uncharacterized protein LOC132941934 (The sequence of the model RefSeq protein was modified relative to this genomic sequence to represent the inferred CDS: inserted 2 bases in 1 codon; substituted 1 base at 1 genomic stop codon), with the protein MFNCDQCPSVFARKDGLVKHEITHAGIRFPCTVCTSTFNYKSHVNRHLKNIHGIVNVPAHLRPMPAAPIITQPVEQRIVQVAPAQVQIAPQIFVPDVPAGGSNMLTEDEMCMEAMDEFEDTDSYTVTVNGKRVSTANTASAANVKRVRLNLVKAPGFVEILSSANRKIVWYYAKNIGNTTIYSDFIRPLMPELVILLKTSVQKHTIKFNLKLEATYNRPNVPNSSENRAFKTVATEIYPDSDIRTIVERAYMKLVQXKDDYIGRGSGFTLESIDGLLLAVYKYTPMGGSSYIQLPEYIDRKRGTINPQNTDQECFKWAILARLVAENLSDRYKYCVGENYKKHEKNYNFNGISFPTPLSDITKFEKNNNNVSINVYGLDKKFQAPRKYPTYEVYPLRVVDEEKKDHFDLLLVTDGENNSHYVYISNFSRLIRAQKTRHNGGVVFCKRCFTSFDDRRHKYKLSGQEALDQHKLICGAHKPILPEMPKEGDCVEFRAWKNTVRHPFVIYADFEAILTKAEEKKGGNTTIIQNHEPMSYTFFVKASDDVPAELLVQHEIPAGPVKHRGSENRTDVARHFVETIVDVARKIEGLMKTNIPITMTEDEEKTHKECNACNLCKCILAGGGKVRDHDHLTGKFRQTLCSRCNLELQQPKFVPVFFHNLSNYDSHFIITELGYDTQAINVIPNSEEKFISFSKYISSTFTVRFIDTFRFMASSLSSLAENLVTPEHENFRETAKHFVAGDMPLVTRKGVYPYEYTDSWEWLEETRLPRKREFYSTLTETGIKEEDFEHAKLVWDHFGCTTLGEYSDLYLKIDVLLLADVFENFRDVCMRAYNLDAAHYFTAPGLSFDAMLKFTGQKLQLLDDYDMLLMFENGIRGGLVQASKRYAKANNAKTPGYDETKEKSWIVYQDCNNLYGWAMSQYMPYGGFNWVEPTLNGLDDLNDTSPIGRVYEVDVTYPQKLHDKHNDLPFLPQNSVPRGSKVRKLMATFEKKENYIIHYRNLQQAIKNGLIVEKVHRVIQFSQSDWLAKYIKLNTEMRKKAKNDFEKDFFKLMNNAVFGKTMQSKRKEMKMELVSCERRLQKLINKCTFKHCTNYNENLNAVALENTIIRFDKPIYIGFAVLDISKTMMYDYHYNVMKKHYGPRLTLMYTDTDSLVYHIQTDDFYKDLAANSSLLDRMDTGNLPSDHPCYVIERKKSPGYFSDEVDGDIITEFCGLRAKSYAFNVYAGPEERVGGXKKIKAKGIRGHVVKNHMTLEDHRKCLFEEDGLELYTENVSIRSFNHQLMTIKTKKLTYNSYDDKRVVLEDKIHTLAHGHYSIEEDEPEDEWPELDYEVDDRGRRLSKLDKEFMRELLCYTTK; encoded by the exons atgttcaACTGCGATCAGTGTCCGTCGGTGTTCGCACGTAAAGACGGTTTGGTTAAACATGAAATAACTCATGCGGGCATACGTTTTCCGTGTACCGTATGTACATCGACATTCAACTATAAATCGCATGTCAATAGACATCTGAAAAATATTCAtg GTATCGTCAACGTTCCGGCTCACCTCAGACCAATGCCTGCTGCACCGATCATTACACAACCGGTAGAGCAAAGAATCGTTCAGGTTGCTCCAGCTCAAGTTCAGATTGCACCCCAAATATTTGTTCCTGATGTCCCGGCCGGTGGCTCGAACATGTTAACCGAAGACGAAATGTGTATGGAAGCCATGGACGAATTTGAGGATACag attcttACACCGTTACCGTCAACGGTAAACGCGTTTCTACGGCCAATACCGCCTCGGCTGCTAACGTTAAAAGGGTTAGGTTGAATCTCGTTAAGGCTCCAGGGTTTGTAGAAATTTTGTCGTCCGCAAATAGAAAAATAGTTTGGTACTATGCTAAAAATATCGGCAATACAACGATTTATTCCGACTTTATCCGACCCCTCATGCCTGAACTAGTCATTTTATTAAAGACCTCCGTACAAAAACATACTATTAAATTCAACCTGAAGCTCGAAGCTACGTACAACCGGCCCAACGTCCCCAATTCGTCGGAGAACCGGGCATTTAAAACAGTGGCGACAGAAATTTACCCTGACAGCGATATAAGAACTATTGTAGAGAGAGCGTATATGAAGTTGGTTCAGTAGAAAGATGATTACATCGGGAGGGGTAGTGGATTTACACTGGAGTCGATCGATGGGCTGTTGTTGGCCGTGTATAAATATACACCGATGGGCGGCTCGTCGTATATTCAACTACCCGAATATATAGATAGAAAACGGGGGACCATCAACCCACAAAACACGGATCAGGAGTGCTTCAAGTGGGCGATTTTGGCGAGGCTTGTAGCCGAAAATTTATCtgatagatataaatattgtgtcggagaaaattataaaaagcatgagaaaaattataattttaacggtATATCGTTCCCGACACCACTATCAGACATcaccaaatttgaaaaaaataataataacgtctcTATAAATGTATACGGCCTCGACAAAAAATTCCAGGCACCCCGTAAGTACCCAACGTACGAAGTGTATCCGTTACGTGTGGTCGACGAAGAAAAAAAGGATCATTTCGACCTGTTGTTGGTGACGGACGGCGAAAATAACTCGCACTATGTTTACATTTCGAATTTTTCACGGCTCATACGTGCGCAGAAAACGAGACACAATGGGGGAGTAGTGTTTTGCAAGAGGTGTTTCACATCATTCGATGACAGGCGGCATAAATACAAGTTGAGCGGACAGGAGGCCCTGGACCAACATAAATTGATTTGTGGGGCGCACAAGCCAATATTACCGGAGATGCCGAAGGAGGGTGATTGTGTTGAATTCAGGGCGTGGAAAAACACGGTTAGGCACCCGTTTGTCATTTACGCGGATTTCGAGGCGATCTTGACGAAGGCGGAGGAGAAAAAAGGGGGGAACacaacaattattcaaaatcatgAGCCGatgagttatacattttttgtgaaGGCGAGCGATGACGTACCGGCGGAATTATTGGTTCAACACGAGATACCGGCGGGGCCGGTAAAACATAGAGGGAGCGAAAACAGGACAGACGTGGCGAGACATTTTGTGGAGACGATAGTTGATGTGGCCCGGAAAATTGAAGGTCTGATGAAGACGAATATACCTATAACCATGACTGAGGACGAAGAAAAAACACATAAAGAGTGTAATGCGTGTAActtatgcaaatgcatattagCCGGGGGCGGTAAGGTTAGGGATCATGATCATTTAACGGGTAAATTTAGGCAGACCTTGTGCTCTAGGTGTAATTTAGAGTTACAACAGCCTAAATTTGTCCCTGTCTTTTTTCATAATCTCTCAAACTACGACTCGCACTTCATAATCACTGAACTTGGGTATGATACACAGGCGATCAACGTTATACCGAACAGTGAGGAGAAATTTATATCTTTCTCgaaatatataagtagtacCTTCACTGTTCGGTTTATCGACACGTTCCGGTTCATGGCGTCGAGTCTGTCGTCCCTGGCCGAAAATTTAGTTACACCCGAACATGAGAACTTCCGTGAGACAGCCAAACATTTTGTCGCCGGAGATATGCCGCTCGTGACTCGTAAGGGGGTGTACCCGTACGAGTACACAGATAGTTGGGAGTGGCTGGAGGAGACGAGGTTACCGAGGAAGAGAGAATTTTATAGTACGTTGACAGAGACCGGGATTAAGGAGGAAGACTTTGAGCACGCGAAGTTGGTTTGGGACCACTTTGGCTGTACGACGTTGGGCGAGTATTCAGACCTGTATCTCAAAATCGATGTATTGCTGTTGGCTGATGTGTTCGAAAACTTCCGCGACGTGTGCATGAGGGCATACAACCTGGACGCCGCCCATTATTTCACCGCCCCTGGACTTAGTTTCGATGCGATGCTTAAGTTCACGGGGCAAAAGCTGCAGTTGCTGGACGATTACGACATGTTGTTGATGTTCGAGAAtg gtatacgtgGTGGATTGGTTCAAGCGAGCAAACGATATGCGAAGGCGAATAATGCAAAGACCCCGGGGTATGATGAGACAAAAGAGAAATCGTGGATAGTGTATCAGGact gtaacaaCTTGTACGGGTGGGCAATGTCCCAGTACATGCCGTACGGTGGGTTCAACTGGGTCGAACCTACATTAAACGGACTTGATGATTTGAACGACACATCACCCATAGGGCGAGTGTATGAGGTGGATGTAACATACCCACAAAAATTACATGATAAGCATAACGACCTGCCTTTCCTGCCGCAAAACAGCGTGCCTCGAGGGTCGAAGGTGAGGAAGTTGATGGCGACATTTGAGAAAAAGGAGAATTACATCATACATTATAGGAACCTACAGCAGGCCATTAAGAATGGTTTGATAgttgaaaaa gtacacagAGTTATTCAGTTTAGCCAGTCGGATTGGTTggctaaatatattaagttaaacaCAGAGATGAGGAAGAAGGCTAAGAACGATTTTGAGAAAGACTTTTTTAAGCTGATGAACAATGCTGTATTTG gtaAAACAATGCAATCGAAGAGGAAAGAGATGAAGATGGAGTTGGTGTCGTGTGAGAGGAGGTTGCAGAAACTGATTAACAAGTGTACATTCAAACACTGTACCAATTATAATGAAAACTTAAACGCTGTCGCTTTAgagaatacaattattagattcgataaacctatatatattg gatTTGCAGTACTAGACATATCAAAAACAATGATGTATGACTATCATTACAATGTAATGAAGAAACACTATGGCCCTAGATTAACTCTTATGTATACTGACacag ATTCACTAGTGTATCACATTCAAACGGATGACTTCTACAAAGACTTGGCGGCTAACAGTAGCTTGTTGGACCGGATGGATACTGGTAACCTACCCAGTGACCATCCGTGCTATGTGATAGAAAGAAAGAAGTCCCCAGGATACTTTTCTGATGAAGTGGATGGTGATATAATTACTGAATTCTGTGGATTGAGAGCCAAGTCATATGCTTTCAATGTGTATGCCGGACCGGAGGAAAGAGTTGGTGG GAAAAAAATCAAAGCGAAGGGGATAAGAGGTCATGTGGTTAAAAACCACATGACTCTTGAAGATCATAGGAAGTGTTTGTTTGAAGAAGATGGATTGGAATTATATACAGAGAATGTATCGATAAGATCATTCAACCACCAACTGATGacgataaaaacaaagaaattaaCGTATAACAGCTATGATGACAAGAGGGTGGTGCTAGaggataaaatacatacattagcACATGGACATTATAGTATAGA ggaaGATGAACCCGAGGATGAATGGCCTGAACTCGACTATGAGGTAGATGACAGAGGGCGACGATTGAGTAAACTGGATAAAGAGTTTATGAGGGAGCTTCTTTGTTACACaactaaatag
- the LOC132941736 gene encoding uncharacterized protein LOC132941736 isoform X2: MAGSIEDNAALYKKKTFTYVPPSPPAELIETTSYTINFTARKFILVGVDPTDNFQVTVHLLTPSRHVKISPDFLRRIFSMMGHILSFILDTVQYKRIIFLETEFHKISSMVYGGENVLVIESKTQDGCRVLLNREDLIKLQYLECSIFESIVRKEINTAPLITRQFDDFAMYLHEKSAHLKSPPKNLEEMLIFIKNVQDDRTEKIYPNMIGQIQMYATVQLAETVLQQLTHENGQMDTPTSPSYSPVSNIFSMHDDSSARDGFNQPKDDILAKALDHIDGPARTPAEIRNPQAYEVNDGPDFFYQFRTISPPQPYPTFTEHPVPSHKRSQSTFAKHPTPVRDVKRRLF; this comes from the exons atggcTGGTTCAATTGAAGACAACGCTGCATTATACAAGAAGAAGACCTTTACGTATGTACCACCATCACCACCGGCTGAACTCATCGAAACCACAAGCTACACGATCAACTTTACAGCACGCAAATTCATACTTGTCGGTGTCGATCCTACTGATAATTTTCAAGTCACCGTTCATTTATTAACACCATCGCGTCATGTTAAAATATCGCCGGATTTCCTGAGACGCATATTCTCTATGATGGGGCATatcttatcatttatattagatACGGTCCAGTACAAGCGCATCATATTTCTTGAGAcggaatttcataaaatatccaGTATGGTGTATGGCGGAGAAAATGTGCTAGTAATAGAGTCAAAAACTCAGGACGGGTGCAGAGTACTGTTAAATCGGGAGGACTTGATTAAGCTTCAATATCTTGAATGTAGTATTTTCGAAAGTATTGTACGGAAAGAAATAAACACTGCTCCATTAATTACAAGGCAGTTTGACGATTTTGCGATGTATCTACATGAGAAATCTGCTCACCTTAAATCACCACCGAAAAATTTAGAAGAGAtgttaatattcattaaaaacgtACAAGACGATCGAACGGAGAAAATTTACCCAAACATGATCGGTCAAATACAAATGTATGCAACCGTACAACTAGCTGAAACTGTGTTACAACAGTTGACGCATGag AATGGTCAAATGGATACACCAACGTCTCCAAGCTATTCGCCGGTCAGCAATATATTCAGCATGCACGACGATTCATCTGCACGTGATGGATTTAATCAGCCTAAGGATGATATTTTAGctaag GCACTAGATCATATTGATGGACCTGCACGGACACCAGCCGAGATTCGCAACCCGCAGGCATACGAGGTAAACGATGGGCCTGATTTTTTCTACCAATTCAGGACGATATCACCACCGCAACCTTACCCAACTTTCACCGAACATCCAGTGCCATCACACAAACGATCTCAGTCAACCTTCGCCAAGCATCCGACGCCAGTACGTGATGTTAAGCGAcgtctattttaa